In Silene latifolia isolate original U9 population chromosome 6, ASM4854445v1, whole genome shotgun sequence, the genomic window GAggcaatatttaatttttttcaaatataaaacaTTCAATGGTCTCGACCCATATCCGTCTCGCCCaaattcaattccaattccaattccaattccacggGTTTCCCAAACGCAATTTtggaattggatttggaattgaattcaaacatttcaatttctacaattgaaatcctgaaaatgaaatcaatttcGTTTTTCCAAACACTACCTAAAGTTATTCTTCTGTTATGAAATGGCAGTCTGTCAATAATCTTCaatgcaattttcatcttgggtcgtTCAAAACTAGTGTCTATGAAATTCGATATAGAGATACTACTGCGTAGTGCTGCGTACATTAGACTCCTTACGTTGATATGAGCCGAAGTCTTTGGGAAATGGGGCAATGTTGTTGAAAGGGGTTCAGGAAATAGTCCAGGGCAACCCAGAGATAGCAAATATTGTGGAAAATTATGGAACATTATAATAAAGAGGTGCAACTGTACAAGTTTCATTGGTCTGTGAATCTTTTTACCTAAATTAATTTGCTTCTTTTTACTTTTTAGCAAGTTATAATTCTTACTGCCCCTTTATTTGCTAATCTTCTTTGTACAAGGAGAAATCTTGGAGAGGGCCAGTGCCACTCAAGGAAATAACGTATGGTGGAAGGGCATGAAGCATTCCACTAATACGATTATAAACTTTTGTCAGTAATTTTATATAAATAAAGGGCACTTCTGTCTTTTACTTAAATCCTCCTTGAAGAAAAAGGTTTAGCAGTGTCTTCATTAGTCCATACAGGACTTTTGAAATAATTTCTGAGCAAATCGAACTAATCATAGAATTGAACTGTCCATGTTTTTCCATCTGTGATTATTTATCCGAATTTCTACTCGTAGAGTCGTACTTCTCTTTGATTTTTATTGTACAACAACTGCATATTATATTCGTGCGCTGGTTCCTGGTTTGCTAATAGTATATGTGTATGATTTGACGAATCATTACTATTGCATTTTGGGTTGTCTCAATTCTCAAAGTAATTGATCAATGCGACGAATCAAATATTGACATATTGTCATGTCTAGATAACTTCAACTGTTTTCTGACTAGCCTCTGTTGAATAGCATATTGATAGGGATTGACTAATTGGGAGATTAGTAAGGCTAATGAAGAGATAAGGGGAAGTGATAGATTGGCTATTTGTGAGATTAATGAGACTGCAAATGGAACATGTTTTATTAATTAGACATAATTTTGGTGTTGTTCTGCATCTCAGTATGTGTGACAGTAACTAGACATTCTCTATGAAAGCTTCATAACCTTGGTCTAAAATGATATGCTATGGACTATTGTTTCATATGGTAGTTCCCTCCAGATGAAATCAATGTGCCATTGAAGATAAACGATAAAACGATAAATTACATGATACACTGACAGTGACTACTGAAATAACTATGGGATGTCTCTTAATATATGCAGGAATACTCCCCCAATCCTACTTCGTATCAAGAAGGTTGTCTCTTGCTGATTGAAGCTTGATTATGGCATCTGTTAGTTTCATTCGATCATGTGGCAAATGGTTGGAGCACGATACACCAACAGTAATTACCGAAGTAATGCATTCCACTCTTTGTTGAAGTTCATCTTGGGTTGCAGTTCTGTCACCAGCTTTTTCTTTGAGATCGCCCTCTTCAAGTTTTGGGTCTATAATCTGTAACACTTGATCAGGTAATGCTGCTTCTGCATACATATGAAGGTTGTAATCTTCCTTGAACATGTTGTCAGTTGGACTCTTTCCTGTTATGAGCTCAAGAAGCAATATACCATAGCTGTAAATATCTCCAGCAGCAGATGCTTCACTTCCTAGTCCGTACTCTAACATTGAAGTCAATAACAAAGCTTAGTCGGGGAAACAGAGAATGTGGACTAAAAATCTCAATTACATGCAGGAGGAAATGTTTTAAAATGATATTACCTGGAGCAGCATAGCCAATAGTGCCCCTGAATCCTGTGGTGCTACTTTGATTTATATGAAGGGGTGGAGTAAGAAACTTTGCTAATCCGAAATCTCCAACATGGGCGACCATGTCATTATCGAGCAATATGTTGCTTGGTTTGAGGTCACGATGCACAATTGGATTTTCTATCTCCTGGTGGAGATAGATGAGTGCATGAGCCACGTCAATTGCTATACCCACCCTTTGAAGAAGGCTCATGTTTCCATCAAATCCATGTAGCCATCTATCAAGACTTCCGTTGGGCATGAACTCGTATACTAGAGCTCTAAAATCATTTCCTTGGAAGTCAATACTTGCGCAAGCTGTTACGATGGCAACCAGATTCCGGTGACGGGCATTCCTCAAGGCATTGCATTCTGACAGAAAGCTCTTTGATGCATCACAATGTTGCGAATTGAAAACTTTCACAGCAACCGTATTTCCATCCAAGATCCCCTTATACACAGATCCTGAAGACCCTGAACCAACTATGCTCTCTGAAGAGAATCCACCTGTCGCTTTGAGTAGCATGTCATACGACACTTTCATGAATGCTTTTGCCAGCACTGGATCTGATGAAAGAGGTGCTTTTTTCTTCCTGACACGAACCAGGTATATCCCTGTCACTATGGCCAGCCCTCCAAGAAGTCCACCTAGAACTAGAATTATTAACCTAAAGGCATAGGACATTAGTTTGTTATTCCTTTCTGTGCATTTGGGTAAATGCAACTGCGGAATACCTCCACAAAGTCCGGTGTTGCCGTCAAGAAAGATTGCACTTGCATTTGCAAATACTGAATTTGTCGGAACCGATCCTTGAAAGTTGTTGTGGGATAAGTCTAGGAAATATATCAAGGGAATTGTTGATAAAAAGACCGGAATAGGACCAGACAAGTTGTTCCAAGAAAAATCAATTTCTTGAAGGCTAGCCAAAGAAGAGTACGATAAAGGAATTTTTCCATGGAAGGAATTCCCATCCATGTACAAGCTCTGAAGTTCAGTACACTCACTAAGACCATCTGGAAGTAGGCCTGAAAACTTATTCCTTGACACTCTCAAGGTTCCGAGGCTGGTTTGCTTACTAATCTCTAAAGGTAGGGGACCTTCCAAATTATTATGAGAGAAATCTAGTTCAACAAATGTAGCCGATCCTTTAAATTGTCCGTTGTCCAAGGTTCCATTGAGTTCATTGTACGAGAAGTTCAAGTACAACAAGCTCTGACAATTTTGGATGCTTCCAGGTATACTCTCTTCCAATTTGTTATCGCTTAGGTCAAGTCTACTTAAACGTGATAAGTTTCCCAAAGAATCGGGAATCTTACCCGTGATTCTATTGGAATGCAAATCAAGAGTCTCCAATTTGTAGAGCTTCCCAATATCATGAGGAATAGATGCTGTCAACTTGCTGTTACCGATAATCAATTCCTCAAGGTTAATGAGATTAGTAATACCGGGAGGAAGTATTCCACTTATCAAACTATCTCCAACCGTGAGATGTACTACAGAGGATAAGTTAGCTATAGAATTGGGTAATATTCCAGAAAAATCATTTCCGCTCAATGTGAGGAATTGTAATTGGGTACAGTTAACTAGTGTATTTATAAAGTTGATGTCGCCTTGAAGGTTGTTATACGAGAGAAATAAAGAAGTTAAATTTCGAAATTGTTGAAACCCATGAGGAACCATCCCAGTAAAGTAATTGTTATGGAGAATGATTTGCTCAAGGCTTGTGAAGTTTGTCATGGTCGGGATTGATCCTGAAAAGCTATTTTCAGATAGATAAAACCATTTCAGACGAGAAGCATTGAAGCCCATTTGGGATGGAAGCTGTCCATGTAATAAATTATTAGAAAGATCAAGATTTTGAAGAGAGGAGAGATTGAAAAGGGATATGGGAAGTATGCCCGAGAGTTTGTTCCCTCGGAGACAAATGCTATTTAGGTTCTGCATTCTACCAATGCTATTCGGGATTGTTCCTGTAAATGCATTGTAAGGGGCAGATACTTTTTCTAAGAAGGTAAAGTTTTGTATGATATCAAATAGAGGTCCTGTAAGGTTATTGGAGTCCATGACAAAATACTCTAGTTTCGACAAGGCTCTTAATTCTGCTGGTAGAGCTCCCTCTAGATGGTTGTATTTTATGTCAAGAAATTGGAGGTTTATGCAGCCAGACAAGTTCGCTGGAATTTTACCTACCAGATTGTTATTGTTTAGCGCTAGATTCTGCAACCTGAATAGACCACCCAAGTTGCTCGGGATTTGGCCCGAGAGACTATTATTGTAGAGATAGAGGGTATGAAGGAAGCTGAGGTTTCCTATAAAAGGCGATATGGTACCTGACAAGCCGCTGGAATGGAGCGTTAAATTAGTCACTCGATTATGTTTGTGGTCACAAGTAACTCCCTCCCAAATACAGTGATGAATTGAGCTGTTCCATGAGCTCAGAATCCCCTTGGGATGATGATCTATTAGTTGGTTTTTGATGGCCAACAATGCAATGCGGTCAGTTTCATTGCCTGGATGATCAAAACTACTGGGAAGGGATTCAGTTCGTGAAATCTGTTGCATTGCAAACACAAGGAAAACAAGAAAGGTTAGTTTTCTAAAGAGGCAACAAATAAAACTTGAAGTATTATCAGTTGTTTTGAGATGGTTAGGCTTCATGTTTGTAGGCTGCTTTTATGTGTGAACTCACTGAGATGTTCTTTAGCTTCTTAATCTATTTATATAGATAAAAATAACTAAATGACGACTTATTCTGTTATTGCATTTCTTAGTTTGGCAATAGTCATTTGTGGGAGGTGAAGTgatgttgatttttttttttttggtgttgaccaggagtatcccctaacgacagctggggcaatctccttcgggatactgaaggcaatttaatgggtgaacatctcccaagtttggctttttcattcgcaagagtcaggaatcgaatcCCTGATCACTTGTTTAAGTTTAAGTGATGTTGATTGTGAAGACTAAAAACAATAGAGTTCTTGTAGCTTTATTATCCTAGACAAATTGATTTTTGTTTTGATTTGTGTAATCTTTTTCCGGTAATCGCGCTTGTTATTACCCTGCAGGGGCCGTAACAATTCTTACCAAGCGCGATGGAACACGCAAGGAAAAAGAAATGGTAATGGTCACCAACCCGTCCTTGAGAAGATATCGATACGACAAAGCCAAACCTAAAATGACCCGATTTATTTTACGTCGATGACAAACTAAACTTACTGTCGTGGCAAATAATATGTGATGGCCAGACCAGGGCTGATTTTTCCAAGCTTGGACTTGTACACTGTAGTAGGTGGTAAGTCCGATCAGTGCATGTCACACTCAGCAGTCAGCAGTTCAGCACTCTACAGCATTGAATATTTGAGAAACTTGGCATGTTTTTTTTCGACAATTACAAAAAAACaagcagttagtcttgctgaagacgggtcggagcaagtgacgggtaatgtcactcacaaaacggataggggggacaaggtgagggcacccccatgtgcttccctctctcttctatttgggtcatttgtgagaggaaatggtatccgtcactccaaagtgacggatacgtgccgtcttcaatgagattttgtgaaaaaCAAGACACTGGAAATATTTATCGTGGTTTTTTCTTGCTAATCTTCGAAATTTCGAAGTTAGGCGCTCTCTGTAGCGATCACTCAGCCTAAGACAGATGTGTTATGTTGTGACTTGTACAATGTGGATTCCGTGACTATTTTCTCATAATGTGTTATATTGTGACTTGTGACTACTAACTAGAATATCGGACATTTAGTCCATTATGGCGGTACTGTGCTGTGCATTTTGTGACGCGATTTTCTCATTTGTTGAAAGCAATTTAGCTTCATTTACCAACTTGTAAACTAAGGTCTAAGGTGAACGAGTGATTAGATAAATACACCATCTATTAATTTCCTTCACAGGTTCTAATTTATGacaaaaatgtgaccattttaataAAATGTACTCCGTAACTGTTAtcataaataagaatttgtggatGGTTAAATTGGTTATTCgcttttttattataaaatggtCATATTTTCTCCGTCACAATTTGAAATCCGTTACACGAGAGACCAGCAATTTCTTCGGCTTTCTGTGATTGAAAAGTAATAGTGGGATGAAAACATCCACGAATAAATACAAGAACAAATGTTGCGGTACAATAACTTTAAATTACATAGAGCACCAGCGGTGAGAGAATTATACACGACTGTCGACCCAGTTTGCACCCAAAAAAATGACATGAGGTATGACTTGAGAGATTTTCTTGAATTGGGCAATTTATAAGTTAGTACCATAAGTTATGAATTTATAAGTCGGTCCATGACCATCTTGACCACTTTCGGTGCATCAACTGTGATTGCAACCTTCACACTTGGTTTATTGCACCATTCTGTAACTTCTCCAAACCTATACAATACAATAAGAAACCAAGTAAATtagtttattttaaaaaaaaaaagaaaaaaatcgcgCTTGGATTTTGTTTCGTAAATGAAATATTGATTTGTCCGATTTCACATGACACGTTATGGACGAGTAATATTGCATGAGTCTTGTATGAGACTGATTTACTTGTGAGACTGTTAAATGTAACACTGTTTCATATAAGTCTTTGAAACATACCTTTTCTGGTTGTTGTATAGTAAAGTGAGGCCTCTGGTGATGCCGGCTCTTTGAACTCGGACAACGCCTTCTGTACAAGTAACCACTGAAGGATCTATAGCAGCAATTATAGTTGCTGGATCATGAAGGTAAACACCTGCAtgatttttcatcattaaaatcgGAAAATCAAACCAAACAAGATTTTACTGCTTGGAAAACAGGAAATAAGGATTACAGACGAAATTAGACGTTGTTACACGAACCTCTAGTATTGTATGCATCATAATGGTAACCATAATACACACCAAAGATCTTGCACAGGTACTGAGCAAATTTTCCGTTTGAAGCCGCGAGCTTTTCCCTATCTCCATCTGCATTTTCCGAAAATCAGCTGCAACAGTCAGTCATATTACTAGTTTAACTTGCTCATGGCCTCGCGTGTGAGGCTATGACT contains:
- the LOC141587437 gene encoding uncharacterized protein LOC141587437, which codes for MKPNHLKTTDNTSSFICCLFRKLTFLVFLVFAMQQISRTESLPSSFDHPGNETDRIALLAIKNQLIDHHPKGILSSWNSSIHHCIWEGVTCDHKHNRVTNLTLHSSGLSGTISPFIGNLSFLHTLYLYNNSLSGQIPSNLGGLFRLQNLALNNNNLVGKIPANLSGCINLQFLDIKYNHLEGALPAELRALSKLEYFVMDSNNLTGPLFDIIQNFTFLEKVSAPYNAFTGTIPNSIGRMQNLNSICLRGNKLSGILPISLFNLSSLQNLDLSNNLLHGQLPSQMGFNASRLKWFYLSENSFSGSIPTMTNFTSLEQIILHNNYFTGMVPHGFQQFRNLTSLFLSYNNLQGDINFINTLVNCTQLQFLTLSGNDFSGILPNSIANLSSVVHLTVGDSLISGILPPGITNLINLEELIIGNSKLTASIPHDIGKLYKLETLDLHSNRITGKIPDSLGNLSRLSRLDLSDNKLEESIPGSIQNCQSLLYLNFSYNELNGTLDNGQFKGSATFVELDFSHNNLEGPLPLEISKQTSLGTLRVSRNKFSGLLPDGLSECTELQSLYMDGNSFHGKIPLSYSSLASLQEIDFSWNNLSGPIPVFLSTIPLIYFLDLSHNNFQGSVPTNSVFANASAIFLDGNTGLCGGIPQLHLPKCTERNNKLMSYAFRLIILVLGGLLGGLAIVTGIYLVRVRKKKAPLSSDPVLAKAFMKVSYDMLLKATGGFSSESIVGSGSSGSVYKGILDGNTVAVKVFNSQHCDASKSFLSECNALRNARHRNLVAIVTACASIDFQGNDFRALVYEFMPNGSLDRWLHGFDGNMSLLQRVGIAIDVAHALIYLHQEIENPIVHRDLKPSNILLDNDMVAHVGDFGLAKFLTPPLHINQSSTTGFRGTIGYAAPEYGLGSEASAAGDIYSYGILLLELITGKSPTDNMFKEDYNLHMYAEAALPDQVLQIIDPKLEEGDLKEKAGDRTATQDELQQRVECITSVITVGVSCSNHLPHDRMKLTDAIIKLQSARDNLLDTK